One genomic segment of Synechocystis sp. LKSZ1 includes these proteins:
- a CDS encoding metalloregulator ArsR/SmtB family transcription factor translates to MSMTDLREFQAGFQALSDPLRLRILDHLRSQELCVCDLCDLLEVSQSKLSFHLKTLKESQLVQMRQQGRWSYYRLNLAQFLKLEEYLSQYRRFGELFPTRNCLETE, encoded by the coding sequence ATGTCAATGACTGATTTGAGGGAATTTCAGGCGGGCTTCCAGGCCCTGTCCGATCCATTACGCCTGCGGATTCTTGACCATCTCCGCTCCCAGGAACTTTGTGTGTGTGACCTCTGTGACTTATTGGAGGTGAGTCAGTCCAAGCTTTCTTTCCACCTGAAAACCCTGAAGGAATCTCAACTGGTGCAAATGCGGCAACAGGGCCGCTGGAGTTATTACCGCCTCAACTTGGCCCAATTTCTCAAGCTCGAAGAGTACCTCAGTCAGTATCGACGCTTCGGGGAGCTCTTTCCGACTCGAAATTGCCTTGAGACAGAGTGA